A section of the Streptomyces sp. SCL15-4 genome encodes:
- a CDS encoding SpoIIE family protein phosphatase — MTSEPLFPGDRDTGSGPAAPAEVVARQRAELDRLRDQAAASAIVERAKGALMAVTGCAPDAAHQELLQRAKDGNRTLIEQCWLTLGTLPPPRERPAHPAPAPAAVTEGRSGPAHNGDLTELLAALGRALVRVGSPHELAGCLLERLAPEVDADAVLLYERLPEDGLALVGHAGVEPVLAAQWRHVPPVTGLPALEALRSGRPCWLEHPAEDRTRYLLIGPPPERWLTRAWLPVPEGDTARVALGVLRRRDAPFSPRERELLRAVARLCAGRLRAFDSPCTATAGDISQTVQAVFDALPGPAVLLTPLRAASGEVTDYRITAATPEAADVFGPPGRDLVGRHLLRSYPSVAGAPLRRGCLRALETGEPYESEPFAYRDAAGTAPGTATYTVRAAPLGEGLVVTWLRYDPVDRQEQRLADVQRLGNLGWANWNLITGEISWAAQTYTVLGRRPDEPPVPLERLPGLALPEDTRPLARAIDELVSHGRPVDVPFRTETAVGARHLRMVAEAVTAPDGVPVEVHGFVQDLTAQRSAELALVESERAMLLQRGILQAERALAARLQHALLPLPSKPVRLAGLRVEVAYLPAQAGIHVGGDWFSAIELPDFDALFVVGDVAGHGIDAVATMAQLRFTAKGMVSTGSSLTGALARLNQLLLHSRDGQTTATMVLARYDTDRHLLTWAQAGHLPPVLVRRGEVRFLDRPGGILLGATGAPVYESRELRLEPGDRLLLYTDGLVERPGEGLDAGFARLAEAVRAHGRGESGSLDALLAAMLPDERRDDVCVLDIRMPLEEVHDAVDNPRVTDG, encoded by the coding sequence CGCCGGCCGAGGTCGTGGCCCGGCAGCGCGCCGAGCTGGACCGTCTGCGGGACCAGGCCGCGGCCTCGGCGATCGTTGAGCGGGCCAAGGGCGCCCTGATGGCCGTCACCGGCTGCGCGCCGGACGCCGCCCACCAGGAATTGCTGCAGCGGGCCAAGGACGGCAACCGCACGCTCATCGAACAATGCTGGCTCACCCTCGGCACGCTGCCGCCGCCCAGGGAACGGCCCGCCCACCCGGCGCCGGCGCCCGCGGCCGTCACCGAAGGCAGGAGCGGGCCCGCCCACAACGGCGATCTCACCGAGCTGCTGGCCGCCCTCGGCCGCGCCCTGGTCCGGGTCGGCTCGCCGCACGAGCTGGCCGGCTGTCTGCTGGAGCGGCTGGCGCCCGAGGTGGACGCCGACGCGGTGCTGCTGTACGAGCGGCTGCCCGAGGACGGGCTCGCCCTCGTCGGACACGCCGGCGTCGAGCCCGTCCTGGCCGCCCAGTGGCGGCACGTCCCGCCGGTGACCGGCCTGCCCGCGCTGGAGGCACTGCGGTCCGGGCGGCCGTGCTGGCTGGAGCACCCCGCCGAGGACCGCACCCGCTACCTGCTCATCGGGCCCCCGCCGGAACGCTGGCTGACCCGGGCCTGGCTGCCCGTGCCCGAGGGCGACACCGCGCGCGTCGCCCTCGGCGTGCTGCGCCGGCGCGACGCGCCGTTCTCGCCGCGCGAGCGGGAACTGCTGCGGGCCGTGGCCCGGCTGTGCGCGGGCCGGCTGCGCGCCTTCGACAGCCCCTGCACCGCCACGGCCGGGGACATCTCGCAGACGGTGCAGGCGGTGTTCGACGCGCTGCCGGGCCCGGCGGTGCTGCTGACCCCGCTGCGCGCCGCCTCCGGCGAGGTCACGGACTACCGGATCACCGCCGCCACCCCGGAGGCGGCCGACGTGTTCGGCCCGCCCGGCCGGGACCTGGTCGGCAGGCACCTCCTGCGGAGCTACCCGTCGGTCGCGGGCGCGCCGCTGCGGCGGGGCTGTCTGCGGGCGCTGGAGACCGGGGAGCCGTACGAGAGCGAACCGTTCGCCTACCGGGACGCGGCCGGCACGGCGCCCGGGACCGCCACCTACACGGTGCGGGCGGCCCCGCTGGGCGAGGGCCTGGTCGTGACCTGGCTGCGGTACGACCCGGTGGACCGGCAGGAGCAGCGGCTGGCCGACGTGCAGCGGCTGGGCAACCTCGGCTGGGCCAACTGGAACCTGATCACCGGAGAGATCTCCTGGGCCGCGCAGACCTACACCGTGCTCGGCCGGCGGCCCGACGAGCCCCCGGTGCCGCTGGAACGGCTGCCCGGCCTGGCCCTGCCGGAGGACACGCGTCCGCTCGCCCGGGCGATCGACGAACTGGTCTCGCACGGGCGCCCGGTCGACGTGCCGTTCCGGACCGAGACGGCCGTGGGCGCCCGGCATCTGCGGATGGTCGCGGAGGCGGTCACGGCGCCCGACGGCGTCCCGGTCGAGGTGCACGGCTTCGTCCAGGACCTGACCGCGCAGCGCAGCGCGGAACTCGCGCTGGTGGAGAGCGAGCGCGCGATGCTGCTCCAGCGCGGCATCCTCCAGGCCGAGCGCGCCCTGGCGGCCCGGCTCCAGCACGCCCTGCTGCCGCTGCCCAGCAAGCCGGTGCGGCTGGCCGGGCTGCGCGTGGAGGTCGCCTATCTGCCCGCGCAGGCCGGCATCCACGTCGGCGGCGACTGGTTCAGCGCCATCGAACTGCCCGACTTCGACGCGCTGTTCGTGGTCGGCGACGTCGCGGGCCACGGCATCGACGCGGTCGCGACCATGGCCCAGCTGAGGTTCACCGCGAAGGGGATGGTGAGCACCGGTTCCTCGCTCACCGGGGCGCTGGCGCGGCTCAACCAGCTGCTGCTGCACTCCCGTGACGGCCAGACCACCGCCACCATGGTCCTGGCCCGCTACGACACCGACCGGCACCTGCTGACCTGGGCGCAGGCCGGGCATCTGCCGCCGGTGCTGGTGCGCCGGGGCGAGGTGCGCTTCCTCGACCGTCCCGGCGGCATCCTGCTCGGCGCGACAGGCGCCCCCGTCTACGAGTCGCGGGAACTGCGGCTGGAGCCCGGGGACCGGCTGCTGCTGTACACCGACGGCCTGGTGGAGCGCCCCGGCGAGGGCCTCGACGCGGGCTTCGCGCGGCTGGCCGAGGCGGTGCGGGCGCACGGCCGCGGCGAGTCCGGTTCGCTGGACGCGCTGCTCGCGGCGATGCTCCCGGACGAACGGCGGGACGACGTGTGCGTGCTGGACATCCGGATGCCGCTGGAGGAGGTCCACGACGCGGTGGACAACCCACGGGTGACGGACGGCTAG
- a CDS encoding DUF4232 domain-containing protein, which produces MRVTKITIAALAVAAGLSLTACQSDGDATSRSDSSAAPASPSAHSGPGSDGSARGAAKTSAGKDPGEGQGTGAGTGSDKDGKTGKCRTDELEVTAADHTIDGDPGGTVVVEFTNGGGRDCALSGYAGVDLKTNAGSLSARRTGEPASRTVLKYGESVAFGITYPVNDSGGSGVRVTGLVVTPPDETKSVSLAWPGAATLPVTDGSGSPVKVGPIGSAGQGG; this is translated from the coding sequence ATGCGCGTCACCAAAATCACCATCGCGGCCCTGGCCGTCGCCGCGGGCCTCTCGCTCACCGCCTGCCAGAGCGACGGCGACGCCACGAGCCGGAGCGACTCGTCCGCCGCGCCGGCATCGCCTTCTGCGCACAGCGGCCCGGGATCGGACGGCTCGGCGCGGGGTGCCGCGAAGACCTCCGCCGGGAAGGACCCGGGCGAGGGGCAGGGCACGGGCGCCGGGACCGGCTCCGACAAGGACGGCAAGACCGGCAAGTGCCGCACCGACGAGCTGGAGGTCACGGCGGCGGACCACACCATCGACGGCGATCCGGGCGGCACCGTCGTGGTGGAGTTCACGAACGGCGGCGGCCGGGACTGCGCGCTCTCGGGTTACGCGGGCGTCGACCTGAAGACGAACGCGGGGTCGCTGTCCGCGCGGCGCACCGGTGAGCCGGCGAGCCGGACCGTCCTGAAGTACGGCGAGTCGGTGGCCTTCGGCATCACCTACCCGGTCAACGACTCGGGCGGCTCCGGCGTCCGCGTCACGGGGCTGGTGGTGACCCCGCCGGACGAGACGAAGTCGGTCTCCCTCGCCTGGCCGGGCGCCGCCACGCTGCCCGTCACGGACGGCTCCGGCTCCCCGGTGAAGGTCGGCCCGATCGGAAGCGCCGGCCAGGGCGGCTGA
- a CDS encoding flavin reductase family protein, with protein sequence MADESGTGRADGTADSGGPAAGPEELDGFFDRLDPDMCVVTAVAGGERAGCLVGFASQCSIRPPRFVVWLSKANHTYRVARAAQHLAVHLLTRDQRDLAEHFGGRTGDDADKFAWPGWREGPAGAVVLEDVAAWFVGTVLHRVDGGDHVGHVLDPVGWGEGRPGPLLRLSDAATIEAGHPAD encoded by the coding sequence ATGGCGGACGAGAGCGGCACGGGACGCGCGGACGGCACGGCGGACAGCGGTGGGCCGGCGGCGGGCCCGGAGGAGCTGGACGGTTTCTTCGACCGGCTGGACCCCGACATGTGCGTGGTGACCGCCGTGGCGGGCGGTGAGCGGGCCGGCTGTCTGGTCGGTTTCGCCTCGCAGTGCTCCATCCGGCCGCCCCGGTTCGTCGTGTGGCTGTCCAAGGCCAACCACACCTACCGGGTCGCCCGCGCCGCGCAGCACCTCGCCGTCCACCTGCTCACCCGTGACCAGCGGGACCTCGCGGAACACTTCGGCGGCCGGACCGGCGACGACGCCGACAAGTTCGCGTGGCCCGGCTGGCGGGAAGGACCCGCCGGCGCCGTCGTCCTGGAGGACGTGGCGGCCTGGTTCGTCGGCACCGTCCTGCACCGCGTCGACGGCGGCGACCACGTCGGCCATGTGCTCGACCCGGTCGGATGGGGCGAGGGCCGGCCGGGGCCGCTGCTGCGGCTCTCCGACGCCGCCACCATCGAGGCGGGCCACCCGGCGGACTGA
- a CDS encoding TetR family transcriptional regulator, with protein MSSSSAVPAAKPPIRDALVAAAFRLFLERGYEQTTVDDIVALAGVGRRSFFRYFPSKEDVVFPDHEGALAEMTDFLAASGPEHEPVRRVCDAARLVLRMYAENPAFSVQRYRLTRRVPGLRAYELSVVWRYERALAEYLRGRFAGRPDGTLRADVIAAAVVAAHNNALRSWLRSDGVGDAGAAVDHALAYVQMTYARPADTPAVWSGPAGPGADAGPDGEVVVLISRRDAPLWRVVQELETVLDRS; from the coding sequence ATGAGCTCCAGCAGCGCGGTGCCGGCCGCGAAGCCGCCGATCCGGGACGCCCTGGTGGCGGCGGCCTTCCGGCTCTTCCTGGAACGCGGGTACGAACAGACCACCGTGGACGACATCGTGGCCCTGGCCGGGGTCGGCCGGCGTTCGTTCTTCCGCTACTTCCCCTCCAAGGAGGACGTGGTCTTCCCCGACCACGAGGGCGCTCTGGCCGAGATGACCGACTTCCTCGCGGCGAGCGGCCCGGAGCACGAGCCGGTGCGCCGGGTGTGCGACGCGGCCCGGCTGGTGCTGCGGATGTACGCGGAGAACCCGGCCTTCTCCGTGCAGCGCTACCGCCTCACCCGCCGGGTGCCGGGCCTGCGCGCCTACGAATTGTCGGTGGTATGGCGCTACGAGCGGGCGCTCGCCGAGTACTTGCGCGGGCGGTTCGCGGGGCGGCCCGACGGGACGCTGCGCGCCGATGTGATCGCGGCGGCCGTGGTCGCGGCGCACAACAACGCGCTGCGCTCCTGGCTGCGGTCGGACGGCGTCGGCGACGCGGGCGCGGCGGTGGACCACGCGCTGGCCTATGTGCAGATGACATACGCGCGGCCGGCGGACACCCCGGCCGTGTGGAGCGGCCCGGCCGGACCCGGCGCGGACGCGGGACCGGACGGGGAGGTGGTGGTGCTGATCTCCCGCCGGGACGCTCCGCTGTGGCGGGTGGTACAGGAGTTGGAGACGGTCCTCGACCGCTCCTGA
- a CDS encoding Zn-ribbon domain-containing OB-fold protein — protein sequence MFHHSASTSRPAAGSATGVLDPAADSRDALLFQRCTWCGTAMYHRLLCPVCQGSELRTERSEGVGTVRHSTVVHRNTPAARNVSLVEMTEGFVVRGRVMGPPVGIHSGDRVRLSTAQDPVRGEPVFQLVDEYRAWT from the coding sequence GTGTTTCACCACTCAGCAAGCACCTCGAGGCCGGCGGCCGGTTCCGCGACGGGTGTTCTCGACCCCGCCGCCGACTCCCGGGACGCCCTTCTCTTCCAGCGCTGCACCTGGTGCGGCACGGCGATGTACCACCGGCTGCTGTGTCCGGTGTGCCAGGGCAGCGAGCTGCGCACGGAGCGCAGCGAGGGGGTCGGCACGGTCCGCCACTCCACCGTGGTGCACCGCAACACCCCGGCGGCGCGCAATGTGTCGCTGGTGGAGATGACCGAGGGGTTCGTCGTGCGCGGCCGGGTCATGGGCCCGCCGGTCGGCATCCACAGCGGTGACCGGGTCCGGCTGTCCACCGCGCAGGACCCGGTGCGCGGTGAACCGGTCTTCCAGCTGGTGGACGAGTACCGGGCCTGGACCTGA
- a CDS encoding PPOX class F420-dependent oxidoreductase — MDPTRLARLGAGPYLLLTTYRRNGTPVATPVWVVRDGDTLGVWTAAGSGKVKRIRHRPDVLVGPCDRRGNPTGDQLPATAEIADAGATARYRRLIAGKYGVLGRLTLLGSRLRRGLDGTVGIRVTPGR, encoded by the coding sequence ATGGACCCCACACGACTCGCCCGGCTCGGCGCCGGCCCCTACCTGCTGCTGACCACCTACCGCCGCAACGGCACGCCCGTCGCCACCCCGGTGTGGGTGGTCCGCGACGGGGACACCCTCGGCGTGTGGACCGCCGCCGGCAGCGGGAAGGTCAAGCGGATCCGGCACCGCCCGGACGTCCTCGTCGGCCCCTGCGACCGGCGTGGCAACCCCACCGGCGACCAGCTGCCCGCCACCGCCGAGATCGCCGACGCGGGCGCCACCGCCCGCTACCGGCGCCTCATCGCCGGCAAGTACGGCGTCCTCGGCCGCCTCACCCTGCTCGGCAGCCGGCTGCGGCGCGGCCTGGACGGCACGGTCGGCATCCGGGTGACCCCCGGCCGGTGA
- a CDS encoding S1 family peptidase, protein MRHARRRVVLRVTRLAAAGGLLLGGAMVAQAAWAGEPSPASAGRPGDTAAALVARLGTARTAGSWTGADGRAVVAVTDGAAARAVRRAGAGAKTVAHSMDELKSATASLRSAPRVPGTAWAVDYRANRVVVRADRTVSAADWSRLSRVARRIGGFVHMERTKGAFTTRLNGARPILSAGGRCSAGFNVTDGRSDFILTAGHCGAAGAAWFAGDPGGPPLGTTVDSAFPGSDFSLVRYAGGTAGPGADVVAVGGGKGVRITGAADPAVGQRVFRSGSTSGLREGRVTALNATVNYPEGTVTGLVETTVCAEPGDSGGPLFADGIALGVTSGGNGDCTTGGTTFFQPVTEALSALGVRMITSAGDAGGARTGSPSSAAGATAPAPARPVTGRALSDRLLDARNTGPGLLVVAGSLVALVATRYLRAERDRRAYRRDYSATWG, encoded by the coding sequence ATGCGGCACGCACGACGACGGGTCGTCCTCCGGGTGACACGCCTGGCGGCGGCCGGCGGACTCCTCCTGGGAGGTGCGATGGTCGCACAGGCGGCCTGGGCCGGTGAGCCCTCGCCCGCCTCCGCCGGGCGGCCCGGCGACACCGCTGCGGCGCTGGTGGCGCGGCTCGGCACCGCCCGTACGGCGGGCAGCTGGACCGGAGCCGACGGGCGCGCGGTGGTGGCGGTGACCGACGGGGCGGCGGCGCGGGCGGTGCGCCGGGCCGGGGCCGGGGCGAAGACCGTCGCGCACAGCATGGACGAGCTGAAGTCGGCGACGGCGAGCCTGCGTTCGGCGCCACGGGTGCCGGGCACGGCGTGGGCGGTGGACTACCGGGCCAACCGGGTCGTGGTGCGGGCCGACCGCACGGTGTCCGCCGCCGACTGGTCCCGGCTGAGCCGGGTCGCCCGGCGGATCGGCGGTTTCGTGCACATGGAGCGGACCAAGGGCGCCTTCACCACGCGGCTGAACGGCGCCCGGCCGATCCTGTCGGCCGGCGGGCGCTGCTCGGCGGGGTTCAACGTCACCGACGGGCGGTCCGACTTCATCCTCACGGCCGGGCACTGCGGGGCCGCCGGGGCCGCCTGGTTCGCCGGCGATCCGGGCGGCCCGCCGCTCGGCACCACCGTCGACAGCGCCTTCCCCGGCAGCGACTTCTCGCTCGTGCGGTACGCGGGCGGCACGGCGGGGCCGGGCGCCGACGTGGTCGCGGTCGGCGGCGGCAAGGGCGTGCGGATCACCGGGGCGGCCGATCCGGCCGTCGGGCAGCGGGTGTTCCGCAGCGGGAGCACCAGCGGGCTGCGCGAGGGCCGGGTCACCGCGCTGAACGCGACCGTCAACTACCCGGAGGGGACGGTCACCGGGCTCGTGGAGACCACGGTGTGCGCCGAACCGGGCGACAGCGGCGGCCCGCTGTTCGCCGACGGCATCGCGCTCGGTGTCACCTCGGGCGGCAACGGCGACTGTACGACGGGCGGGACGACGTTCTTCCAGCCGGTGACCGAGGCGCTGTCGGCGCTGGGGGTCCGGATGATCACGTCGGCGGGAGACGCGGGCGGCGCCCGGACGGGTTCGCCCTCCTCCGCGGCCGGTGCGACGGCTCCCGCCCCGGCCCGGCCGGTGACGGGCCGGGCCCTGTCGGACCGCCTGCTGGACGCCCGCAACACCGGGCCGGGCCTGCTGGTCGTCGCGGGCAGTCTGGTCGCGCTGGTGGCGACCCGGTATCTGCGGGCCGAGCGGGACCGCAGGGCGTACCGACGGGACTACTCGGCGACCTGGGGCTGA
- a CDS encoding Gfo/Idh/MocA family oxidoreductase gives MTFSLGIVGAGQFSGQFAALFHAHPGVRDVYVTDALPERAERLVAAKGLAGTFPSYSAMLESPLVDAVAVFTRRWTHGPLVMQGLNAGKHVYSAAPMAVTAEEVAAIVATVRATGLTYMMGETSHYHPATVHARARNAEGAFGRLFYAEGDHVQDMDPDFRDAHRCSGGEDGRATAGHPPLLYPTHSVGGVLGAWRTHAVSVSAIGVRDDRDDGVLDRSAGMFDDDMSNVTALFEVAGGGSFRTNEFRRVGYPAHLRASRFRFFGTEASMEQLATVALWQDRGGVEDITELLEPKRSPAPDDPSLAALAPEPRAAFTSGSAPVHDRSRLPREFDRLANGHEGSHHFLVDDFVTAVTRRALPPVNAWVAARYTLPGIVAHESARQGGARLDIPDFGDAPA, from the coding sequence ATGACTTTCTCCCTCGGCATCGTCGGCGCAGGACAGTTCTCCGGCCAGTTCGCCGCGCTCTTCCACGCCCATCCCGGCGTACGGGACGTCTATGTGACGGACGCCCTGCCCGAGCGCGCCGAGCGCCTCGTCGCCGCGAAGGGTCTCGCGGGCACGTTCCCGTCGTACTCGGCGATGCTGGAGTCACCGCTCGTCGACGCCGTCGCCGTCTTCACCCGGCGCTGGACACACGGTCCCCTGGTCATGCAGGGCCTGAACGCGGGCAAGCACGTGTACTCGGCCGCCCCCATGGCGGTCACCGCCGAGGAGGTCGCCGCGATCGTCGCGACGGTTCGCGCCACCGGACTGACGTACATGATGGGCGAGACCAGCCACTACCACCCGGCGACCGTGCACGCCCGCGCCAGGAACGCCGAGGGCGCCTTCGGCCGGCTGTTCTACGCCGAGGGCGACCACGTCCAGGACATGGACCCGGACTTCCGCGACGCCCACCGTTGCAGCGGCGGCGAGGACGGGCGGGCGACCGCCGGCCATCCCCCGCTGCTGTACCCGACGCACTCGGTGGGCGGGGTGCTCGGGGCCTGGCGGACGCACGCGGTGAGCGTGTCGGCGATCGGCGTCCGCGACGACCGCGACGATGGTGTTCTCGACCGCTCCGCCGGCATGTTCGACGACGACATGTCCAACGTCACCGCGCTGTTCGAGGTGGCGGGCGGCGGATCGTTCCGCACCAACGAGTTCCGGCGGGTCGGCTACCCGGCGCACCTGCGCGCGTCCCGGTTCCGGTTCTTCGGGACAGAGGCCAGCATGGAACAGCTCGCCACGGTGGCCCTGTGGCAGGACCGCGGCGGCGTCGAGGACATCACCGAGCTGCTGGAGCCGAAGCGGAGCCCCGCGCCCGACGACCCGTCCCTCGCCGCTCTCGCGCCGGAACCGCGCGCGGCCTTCACCTCGGGCTCGGCGCCGGTGCACGACCGGTCCCGGCTGCCCCGTGAGTTCGACCGTCTGGCCAACGGGCACGAGGGCAGCCACCACTTCCTGGTGGACGACTTCGTCACCGCCGTGACCCGGCGCGCCCTGCCGCCGGTGAACGCGTGGGTGGCCGCCCGCTACACCCTGCCGGGCATCGTCGCGCACGAGTCGGCACGGCAGGGCGGGGCGCGGCTGGACATCCCGGACTTCGGGGACGCCCCCGCCTGA
- a CDS encoding L,D-transpeptidase family protein, whose amino-acid sequence MGGIRKRGVIALGVTGLVTPLALAFTAAPAQAASCTTSTGPYQKQVEKFLGRPVDGRQSAADCTAIRTFQTRHGISPDIGYAGSVTWGVMDLMNKQKAVGKKPNKDGKCPVNKGRIACVNLTLQLSWIQDGSRLVYGPVPVRTGRDHYETRTGLKKIYWRDIDHVSNLYDVPMPYSQFFDGGQAFHSVGLSMWNPPGSHGCVNMTKTDAKKYWSLLRNGDDVFVYGRKPGT is encoded by the coding sequence ATGGGGGGCATACGCAAACGAGGCGTCATAGCGCTGGGCGTGACGGGACTGGTGACGCCGCTCGCGCTCGCCTTCACCGCGGCACCGGCTCAGGCCGCGAGCTGTACCACGAGCACCGGGCCGTACCAGAAGCAGGTGGAGAAGTTCCTGGGCCGGCCGGTCGACGGCAGGCAGTCCGCCGCCGACTGCACGGCGATCCGCACATTCCAGACCAGGCACGGCATCAGCCCCGACATCGGCTACGCCGGTTCGGTCACCTGGGGCGTGATGGACCTGATGAACAAGCAGAAGGCCGTCGGGAAGAAGCCGAACAAGGACGGCAAGTGCCCGGTGAACAAGGGCCGGATCGCCTGTGTGAACCTCACGCTTCAGCTCAGCTGGATCCAGGACGGCAGCCGGCTGGTCTACGGCCCGGTGCCGGTGCGCACCGGCCGTGACCACTACGAGACGCGCACCGGCCTGAAGAAGATCTACTGGCGGGACATCGACCACGTCTCGAACCTCTACGACGTGCCGATGCCCTACAGCCAGTTCTTCGACGGCGGCCAGGCCTTCCACTCGGTGGGCCTGAGCATGTGGAACCCGCCGGGCTCGCACGGCTGCGTCAACATGACGAAGACGGACGCCAAGAAGTACTGGTCGCTGCTGAGGAACGGCGACGACGTCTTCGTCTACGGCCGCAAGCCGGGCACCTGA
- a CDS encoding PLP-dependent aminotransferase family protein: MDTGFVAALGDWRGRPGPLARTLAAAVKDAVVDGRLPAGTRLPSERELARTLRLSRGTVVAALSLLRADGWLRTRHGSGSAVRLPARLTERTAPWSLDRGGAPGADLDLTLAVTAAPHDAYRAALARAAELTAPLLVDSGVATAGLPRLRALLADRYTRAGLATRPEQILVTAGAQAALTLLLDQLYTDRTAPVLVENPAFPGALAVLRARRARLLPVPVSATDGWDIAHLTAAVRRHRPRLACLVPDFHNPTGAHMDPAVRRAVAALADRHDLTVLADETLRDIDLRTPPGTEPHLAGARVIQIGSVSKTLWSGLRVGWIRTTADLVRRLLLRPLQAQLAPPPLEQLIAAELLGAPLPALLADRRARLRAQRDHLAGLLADTGWTYTVPAGGLSLWLHLGGAGPRAADLAARAAARGLALTPGPRFAADRATLSRHLRLPFTATPETLTRAVELLRACDTV, translated from the coding sequence GTGGACACTGGATTCGTCGCCGCGCTCGGCGACTGGCGCGGCCGGCCCGGCCCCCTCGCCCGGACCCTGGCCGCCGCGGTGAAGGACGCCGTGGTCGACGGCCGGCTCCCGGCCGGCACCCGGCTGCCCTCGGAACGCGAACTGGCCCGCACCCTGCGGCTGAGCCGGGGCACGGTGGTCGCCGCGCTCAGCCTGCTGCGCGCCGACGGCTGGCTGCGCACCCGGCACGGCAGCGGCAGCGCCGTACGCCTGCCCGCCCGCCTCACCGAACGCACCGCCCCCTGGTCCCTCGACCGGGGCGGAGCCCCCGGCGCCGACCTGGACCTCACCCTCGCCGTGACCGCCGCGCCCCACGACGCCTACCGCGCCGCCCTCGCCCGCGCCGCCGAGCTGACCGCGCCGCTGCTCGTGGACTCCGGCGTCGCCACCGCCGGCCTGCCCCGGCTGCGCGCCCTGCTGGCCGACCGCTACACCCGCGCCGGACTCGCCACCCGCCCCGAGCAGATCCTGGTCACCGCCGGTGCCCAGGCCGCCCTCACCCTCCTGCTGGACCAGCTGTACACCGACCGCACCGCGCCCGTGCTGGTGGAGAACCCCGCCTTCCCCGGCGCCCTCGCCGTGCTGCGCGCCCGCCGCGCCCGGCTGCTGCCGGTCCCCGTCTCCGCCACGGACGGCTGGGACATCGCCCACCTCACCGCCGCCGTGCGCCGCCACCGCCCCCGACTCGCCTGCCTGGTGCCGGACTTCCACAACCCGACCGGCGCCCACATGGACCCCGCCGTCCGCCGGGCGGTCGCCGCGCTCGCCGACCGCCACGACCTGACCGTCCTCGCCGACGAGACCCTGCGCGACATCGACCTGAGAACACCGCCCGGCACCGAGCCGCACCTCGCCGGGGCGCGGGTGATCCAGATCGGCTCGGTCAGCAAGACCCTGTGGAGCGGCCTCAGGGTCGGCTGGATCCGGACCACCGCGGACCTCGTACGGCGCCTGCTGCTGCGTCCGCTCCAGGCGCAGCTCGCCCCGCCGCCGCTGGAACAGCTCATCGCGGCCGAACTCCTCGGCGCACCGCTCCCGGCGCTGCTCGCCGACCGCCGCGCCCGGCTGCGCGCCCAGCGCGACCACCTCGCCGGGCTGCTCGCCGATACCGGCTGGACGTACACCGTGCCGGCGGGCGGGCTGAGCCTGTGGCTGCACCTGGGCGGCGCCGGACCGCGCGCCGCCGACCTCGCGGCGAGGGCCGCCGCGCGCGGTCTCGCCCTCACCCCGGGCCCCCGTTTCGCCGCCGACCGCGCCACCCTGAGCCGCCACCTCCGGCTGCCGTTCACGGCCACACCCGAGACCCTCACCCGGGCGGTGGAGCTGCTCAGGGCGTGCGATACGGTCTGA